A window of the Corythoichthys intestinalis isolate RoL2023-P3 chromosome 6, ASM3026506v1, whole genome shotgun sequence genome harbors these coding sequences:
- the LOC130917596 gene encoding coxsackievirus and adenovirus receptor homolog, which translates to MMMMWHLLWPSVLLGVFFNICPTCPLEIQKERNHYYVARGSSVQLPCAYSHTLDSNQYTEVSWSIVSADREEQPIIWFTGGRLYSDLYKPMEGRVQFTSADPQNGDASITIKDVRLSDMKKYRCTVKKLPELDQKIFDLTVMEAPSQPLCSVDKEDNSMTLKCSSLQGTPPLHYIWSKTSGNKVMPTQAFVDPTGATLHFNITERECGSYRCTVESMVGTKHCDLHLDCSLPQDDNVSSARLLTTTAVAAIVVTITTLFIVAVVLAVFLYRKRKEQHQDIEMEK; encoded by the coding sequence ATGATGATGATGTGGCACCTCCTTTGGCCTTCTGTCCTCCTGGGAGTGTTTTTTAACATTTGTCCAACATGTCCTCTGGAAATCCAGAAGGAAAGGAACCACTACTACGTCGCCAGGGGGTCAAGTGTCCAGCTACCTTGTGCGTACAGTCACACCCTGGACTCTAACCAGTACACGGAGGTCTCGTGGAGTATCGTGTCTGCAGACCGAGAGGAGCAACCCATCATTTGGTTTACAGGCGGCCGCTTGTATTCTGATTTGTACAAACCAATGGAGGGGAGGGTCCAATTCACATCAGCGGATCCCCAAAATGGAGACgcatctatcaccatcaaagATGTACGTCTGTCAGACATGAAGAAATATCGCTGTACGGTGAAGAAGTTACCAGAACTGGACCAGAAGATCTTTGACCTGACGGTCATGGAGGCACCCAGTCAGCCTCTGTGCAGTGTTGACAAAGAAGACAACAGTATGACGCTGAAATGCAGCTCTCTGCAAGGCACCCCACCTTTGCATTACATCTGGTCCAAGACCAGCGGAAATAAGGTCATGCCTACACAGGCCTTTGTCGACCCCACAGGAGCCACCTTGCATTTCAACATCACCGAGCGGGAGTGTGGAAGCTATCGCTGCACGGTGGAAAGTATGGTGGGCACCAAACACTGTGACCTTCACCTGGACTGTTCGCTGCCCCAGGACGACAATGTGAGCAGTGCACGATTGCTGACAACCACTGCAGTCGCTGCAATCGTTGTCACTATCACCACACTCTTCATTGTCGCAGTTGTCCTTGCCGTATTCCTCTACCGCAAACGAAAAGAGCAACACCAGGACattgaaatggaaaaataa